A section of the Pochonia chlamydosporia 170 chromosome 2, whole genome shotgun sequence genome encodes:
- a CDS encoding ATPase family AAA domain-containing protein 1 (similar to Metarhizium robertsii ARSEF 23 XP_007817274.2) codes for MTCLRKTSHSTDFALFLFSSFADIGGLDSIIEELKESVIYPLTMPHLYSHAAPLLSAPSGVLLFGPPGCGKTMLAKALAHESGASFINLHISTMTEKWYGDSNKIVRAVFSLARKMQPAIIFIDEIDAVLGTRRSGEHEASGMVKVYDIMGWPNVCQFIRXGMPAQIVVLGATNRIHDIDEAILRRMPKKFPVPLPGLEQRRRILQLILQDTKTDGHNFDLDYVAKITAGMSGSDIKEACRDAAMAPVREYMRQHRDQGRQVASVDSSQFRGIRTDDFFGKRSSQMYEISHNSAKGKGGKRRNKGPESGGEYEDLDELVESQD; via the exons ATGACTTGTTTGCGTAAAACCTCCCACTCGACTGACTTCGCgctttttttattttcttctttcgcAGACATAGGTGGTCTTGACTCAATCATTGAGGAACTGAAGGAGTCCGTTATATACCCACTTACCATGCCACATTTGTATTCACACGCTGCACCTCTACTGTCAGCACCGTCAGGGGTGCTCTTGTTTGGCCCTCCAGGCTGCGGAAAGACTATGCTTGCAAAGGCACTGGCTCATGAAAGCGGCGCTTCATTCATCAACCTTCACATCTCAACTATGACAGAGAAGTGGTACGGCGACTCTAATAAAATAGTTCGCGCCGTATTTTCCCTGGCCCGCAAGATGCAACCAGCAATCATCTTTATCGACGAGATAGATGCAGTATTGGGTACTAGGAGGAGCGGAGAGCACGAGGCCAGTGGAATGGTTAAG GTTTATGACATTATGGGATGGCCTAACGTCTGCCAATTCATCAGGAANGGAATGCCAGCCCAAATAGTCGTTCTGGGAGCCACAAACCGTATACACGACATCGATGAGGCAATCTTGCGCCGGATGCCAAAAAAATTCCCCGTACCACTTCCCGGCCTTGAACAGCGACGTCGGATATTGCAACTCATTCTACAGGATACAAAGACAGACGGACACAATTTCGACCTAGACTATGTGGCGAAGATCACCGCAGGAATGTCAGGGAGTGACATCAAAGAAGCTTGTCGCGATGCGGCCATGGCCCCCGTGAGGGAGTACATGCGACAGCATAGAGACCAAGGGCGTCAGGTAGCCTCTGTTGATTCTAGTCAATTCCGCGGTATTCGGACGGACGACTTCTTCGGCAAGAGAAGCAGCCAGATGTATGAAATCAGCCACAATAGTGCCAAGGGAAAAGgtgggaagaggaggaacAAGGGACCGGAATCCGGTGGCGAGTAtgaagacttggacgaaCTTGTGGAAAGCCAGGACTAA